The Arenibacter algicola region CGGATCTGAGATTTTTGTCCTACATATGTTGGAATTGTCGGAGGCCCTTGTTTCCGCCAATGAGCAGGCACATTATCAGCAAGCCGTCTTTTTGATAAAATTGGCTGAAAAAAGGTTTGAGACATTTTTGGAGAAGCCCTATCTAAAGGGAATCAAGGTTACTCCTATTGTCAAGCATCATAAAGTGTATAGTGAAGTTAATGAGGTTGCGGAAAAGCACCAGGCAGATCTGATTGTTATGGGCTCTCGGGGAACCGATGGAATCAAAGAAATCTTTGTAGGTTCCAATGCTGAGAAAATGGTTAGAAATTCCAATGTTCCCGTTTTGGTAATAAAGGATTATATTGAAGGTTTTGAGGTAAAGCGATTTGTTTTTGCCTGTGATTTTGAGGAGGAAAATTTGGAACCCTTTCAAAGGGCCAAGAAATTGGCAGACAAACTTGAAGCTGAATTGATTTTGGTAAATATCAATACTCCCGGAGATAATTTTCTGAGCACCAAGGATGCTTTTAAGAAAATTAATAATTTCCTGCATTTGGCCAAGGCGAGTTTGGAAGTCGAGATATATAACGATTATAGTGTAGAGAGGGGAATACTTGCTTTTAGTGAAAGCAGGAATGCCGATTTAATAGGTTTGCCTACCCACGGGAGAAAAGGGCTTTCTCACTTTCTAATGGGCAGTATTGGGGAGGATGTGGCCAATCATTCCAAAATACCCGTTATCACTTTTAAAATTTAGAGGATTTGGAAGTCAATAAGGCCAAGTACCCGACTTGGCCATCATAGTTTAGGCCAAGGATTGGTTAAATTGCTTGTAATTAGTAATGTTTAAATTGTTATATTTGAGATACATGGGGCAAATATCACGGTCTAATTCCCATGAAACTCGATATGAAAAATTACTACCACATTTTCTTATTCGTTGCTTTTATTTCTACTTCAGTAAGAGCACAGGAAGACATTCTACTTAAGGATTACGATCCAGTATCCATTTATAATACCCCTAGTAACAAGATATCCAAAGCTAAATTTCCTGCGGTGGATTTTCACTCGCATCCCTATCCAAAGTCGGAACAGGAAATAAGTGAATGGGTAAAGACAATGGACCGGGTAGGGGTTGCCAAATCTATTGTACTCACTTATCAGACGGGGAAGTCCTTTGACAGTATTGTTAATCTTTATTCCAAATACGGGGACCGTTTTGAGCTTTGGTGCGGCTTCGATTTTACAGGTTACGAAGAAAAAGGCTGGAGCAAACGTGCAGTAAAGGAATTGGAAAGATGTTTTAAGATGGGAGCAAAGGGCGTTGGAGAATTGGGCGACAAAGGTTTTGGTTTTTTTTACTCTAAGCCAACACCGGCAGAAGGCATGCATGCGGATGATGAGAGGATGAGGCCACTATGGGAAAAATGTGGTGAATTAGGAATGCCAGTTAGTATTCATGTGGCAGATCCTATGTGGATGTACGAGCCAATGGATGTTCATAATGATGGGCTGATGAATGCTTACAAATGGAGAATAGATACTACAAGGGAAGGGCTATTAACGCATGCAGAATTAATTACTACCTTGGAAAATGCCGTTAAGCAAAATCCAAAAACCACTTTTATTGCCTGTCACTTTGCCAATTGTAGCTATGATCTGGATATTATAGGGAGACTTTTGGGGACCTATGATAATATGTATGCCGATATTTCGGCGAGGTATGCGGAAACAGCGGCTGTTCCGCGATATACGAAACGTTTTTACGAAAAGTATCAGGATAAATTGGTCTATGGAACCGATATGGGTACCGACCCTGAAATGTACGAATTAACCTTTCGCATTCTTGAAAGCGAGGATGAACATTTTTATGACAAGAATATATCATCCTATCATTGGTCGTTCAATGGGCTGGGCCTTAGCGATGAGGTTTTGAAGAAAATATATAGTGAAAATGCCAAGAAAATTCTGGATTAGGCACTACTGACTTTTGTCTTAAATGGGATTATTTTTGGAGCATGGGGAAAAGTGTCCTGATCTCTTCATCTGTGGGTTGTTTGCCGTACTCACATATTTCAAAACCCTCTATATGTTTAGCGCTGTAAGCTTTGGTCCCGTACCATTTTTCTGCACATTTCAGGAGATCCTCCTTGGGAGGTTTTGATCTCCAATTGGCCAACATTTCCAATCTGCCCTGATCATCCTTGGGTACCTTGTCCAAATTTCCGGCTGTCCATGGAAGCCATTCAAAGAATTGTGATTCGTGTGCCGACATGGCATACACCTTTTGATCAAATACAGTATCGATGATCACTGCAATATCAGGTTCGAACGGGCTGGGTTTTTGAAAACTATCTTCCGAGTAAAGAAAGACTGGATTTTTTTGGAGCGGTGGTACTTCTGGGGCAACATTGGGAACTATTACCATGTAGGCGGCGTCCTGTACCAGAACCCCTGTATATCGGTGGTCCGGATGGTAATCATTGGGTCTGGGAGCAATGACCACATCGGCATTCCATTTTCTGATTTCACGTATCACCTTCAGTCGATTTTCCAAAGTAGGCATTAATTCCCCATCGTGGTTATCCAAAACCGTATATTCTACTCCAAATCTTTGACCAGCTTCCTTGGCCTCGGCTATCCTTACTTTGGCGAGCTCCCCACCGCCCATGGCATAATGGCCGGCGTCACCATTGGTCAGGGAAACAAATTTTACATTGTGCCCCATCTTGGCCAGTAAAATTGCCGTACCTCCAGTGTCTATATCGCAATCATCGGGATGTGCGCCAAAAACGATGACGTTTATTTTTTGGTTCTGTGAAAATAATAGCGTCCAATTTAAAAGGAGGAAACATAGAAGTATGATTTTCTTCATAGGAGAATGTTTAAGGTTGGTTGAATAGGCACTATGCAATAAATGGACAGGGAATCCTTGCGAAAGCTAAATCCCTATATACTTGAAATTTACATTATTTTTAGCTACACAGCAAGTTTAAAAGGCTGGTGTAATTGAAAATTAATGGCACTCAAGGGTACTGTCTACAACCTCCATGACAGGTTCGGGCGAAATATAGGGAATACCTAGTCCCATTCCCCTTAATATAAACAGTAATCCTACGAGGATTACGAATACCGGGATCAATCGCTGCACTGATTTTTTTGCCGAGCCTTTTAACATACTGCCAAAGTATACGGCAGTGGTCATTAATGGGATAGTGCCTAGTCCAAATAGGGCCATGAACAATGCGCCAAGCCATGGGTTGGCAGTAGCAATACTCCCGAAAACGGCCATATATACCAATCCACAGGGCAGTAATCCGTTTAGAAAGCCAATGGTTAGAAAGGTGTCCGGACTCTTTTTTTGCAATTCCTTCCCAAGTCTACTTTTTATTTTGGTCAAGAAGGAATAAATGGGTTTGGAGAAATTGTATTTGCCAAAAGTTTTGTAGGGAATTAGGATGATGACGATCATTAAGACTCCTATAATTATGGAAAGTCTTTGTTGTAGGCCAAAGACATAAAGCCCTTTGCCTAA contains the following coding sequences:
- a CDS encoding universal stress protein codes for the protein MKKIIVPVDFSEQSENALKTAASIATKYGSEIFVLHMLELSEALVSANEQAHYQQAVFLIKLAEKRFETFLEKPYLKGIKVTPIVKHHKVYSEVNEVAEKHQADLIVMGSRGTDGIKEIFVGSNAEKMVRNSNVPVLVIKDYIEGFEVKRFVFACDFEEENLEPFQRAKKLADKLEAELILVNINTPGDNFLSTKDAFKKINNFLHLAKASLEVEIYNDYSVERGILAFSESRNADLIGLPTHGRKGLSHFLMGSIGEDVANHSKIPVITFKI
- a CDS encoding amidohydrolase family protein gives rise to the protein MKNYYHIFLFVAFISTSVRAQEDILLKDYDPVSIYNTPSNKISKAKFPAVDFHSHPYPKSEQEISEWVKTMDRVGVAKSIVLTYQTGKSFDSIVNLYSKYGDRFELWCGFDFTGYEEKGWSKRAVKELERCFKMGAKGVGELGDKGFGFFYSKPTPAEGMHADDERMRPLWEKCGELGMPVSIHVADPMWMYEPMDVHNDGLMNAYKWRIDTTREGLLTHAELITTLENAVKQNPKTTFIACHFANCSYDLDIIGRLLGTYDNMYADISARYAETAAVPRYTKRFYEKYQDKLVYGTDMGTDPEMYELTFRILESEDEHFYDKNISSYHWSFNGLGLSDEVLKKIYSENAKKILD
- a CDS encoding PIG-L deacetylase family protein; amino-acid sequence: MKKIILLCFLLLNWTLLFSQNQKINVIVFGAHPDDCDIDTGGTAILLAKMGHNVKFVSLTNGDAGHYAMGGGELAKVRIAEAKEAGQRFGVEYTVLDNHDGELMPTLENRLKVIREIRKWNADVVIAPRPNDYHPDHRYTGVLVQDAAYMVIVPNVAPEVPPLQKNPVFLYSEDSFQKPSPFEPDIAVIIDTVFDQKVYAMSAHESQFFEWLPWTAGNLDKVPKDDQGRLEMLANWRSKPPKEDLLKCAEKWYGTKAYSAKHIEGFEICEYGKQPTDEEIRTLFPMLQK
- a CDS encoding sulfite exporter TauE/SafE family protein produces the protein MLLSAVILGLMGSFHCVGMCGPIAFMLPVDHNKPAKKLFQVLLYHIGRLTSYSLIGLIFGFLGKGLYVFGLQQRLSIIIGVLMIVIILIPYKTFGKYNFSKPIYSFLTKIKSRLGKELQKKSPDTFLTIGFLNGLLPCGLVYMAVFGSIATANPWLGALFMALFGLGTIPLMTTAVYFGSMLKGSAKKSVQRLIPVFVILVGLLFILRGMGLGIPYISPEPVMEVVDSTLECH